A DNA window from Hordeum vulgare subsp. vulgare chromosome 1H, MorexV3_pseudomolecules_assembly, whole genome shotgun sequence contains the following coding sequences:
- the LOC123410297 gene encoding uncharacterized protein LOC123410297, protein MPKEGNNIQPILQGKPRFLAWGRRWGPRGVGVGYEMEAIRSRLQEEARVGEVGCANQRKLGWTTHVPFLRGRTETFLFWAVARDC, encoded by the exons ATGCCTAAGGAAGGGAACAATATTCAGCCAATTCTCCAAG GGAAGCCAAGGTTTCTTGCTTGGGGGAGAAGATGGGGACcgcggggggtgggggtgggttaTGAGATGGAAGCTATAAGGTCCCGGCTGCAAGAGGAAGCACGTGTGGGGGAGGTTGGATGCGCGAATCAGCGAAAATTGGGGTGGACCACCCATGTTCCTTTCTTGCGAGGGCGGACAGAAACATTCCTATTCTGGGCGGTTGCCAGGGATTGCTAG